Part of the Falco naumanni isolate bFalNau1 chromosome 3, bFalNau1.pat, whole genome shotgun sequence genome is shown below.
TGCTCCTCCACCACTGACCCCTCTGCCCACATTAAGAACACCCATAATGAGACACCTGTTTAGTACGGGCCGTTTGGTATTGAAGATGTTCCCAGCTTTCATCTATCCTGTGGGCTAGTGGATTTTCAATATTCTACCAACACCTAGAGCTTGAAGCTATACTCAGACATTCAAAGGAATAGAAAGCAGTTACGTACTTTCtacagcagggaaaagcaagaGTAGCAAGTTCATAGCCTTAGAAAATACACTTTCTAATGGTTAAGGTTTACACAGAATTTCCTTTCCAAGCTATGGGCTTATTTACactgtttttccaaaataatgAGTTTTAATTTTGACTTGGGATGTATATAGGAAATACAGCTAGATGCATCTGCATACAAAAAATCCCCTTGCTGCTAAGTTGGCTGTGTGAAGCACTGGCTGACAGTGATTTGGCAGAGatcaaaattatatttgtgGCTTTTCTGAGGCTGGACTAGAGTACTTGGGACTACTCAGAGCTCCAAGCAGGGGGCAGTGTtactgaggaaaagaaacagattaaaGCTCCCCACTTTTGAGACTGAGATATATTGACATTAGCACCTCCAGAAGCAAGGACAGCTTCCCCTGTAACCTCTCTCTCCAGAGGGAGAGATTTGCCAGAATATGGTTATGTCATTCTCACCTACCTCTAGATCTTGACTGTCCAAGCAGAGCTCTGGTGCAGGCTTCTCTTTCAGGGCAGCAAGGATCTGGTCACTGAGCACTGTTTTGGCTGAAGTGCCTGTACTGCTTGTACCTGTGTCAACCACATCCATCTCCTTTCTTGGTACAGTCTCAGATTCTGAAAAGTAGCAGAATCACTACAGCCCGTGACAAACACAGGACAGGAAAAGTGGCCTGGATTGCTTGACCATTTTGAgattaataaaatacacatttgatCTATGTGCATTCTCTGACTTAAGAAATCCATAATGTTAAGGATGACAATATGATTTAAGCTTTTCTCCCAGTATTCTACTTTCAGGCCTTGTGAAAAATGTGACACAGCAGTGAGAGGACTCTGGGTCTCACCCAGTCAGAGAATTCTTATGCGATGCCAGCTATTACATCCACATTAACAGCTGCTAAGCAAGTGACTCACTCCAGTCCTTCACTCTGCCTTGCTTATTCCACTCAACTATTTCAGGGATCTCTGATAAGCTCCTTCTCTAGCATCCTAATGCTCCCTACCTGCGACTTTGCTTAAGATGTGGTCTTCGTTTTTCAAGGCCTCTAGGTAGAGTTCCAGGAGTTGTCTTGACTGGCGTTCTTCTTCTCGCCTGTCCAGCACCTGCTGCAGGGTGTCCTGCAATACTTGGATTTTGGTGTGACTTTGGGCAAGTTCTTCTGCCAAGTCTGAACGTGGTACATCAATAAGCACCTTAAAAAAATGGGAGTGCTCCTGTTACACAGACTAACCCATTCCGTTACACCGATTACAGAACAAACAGCGAGCCACCTGAACAACAGAGCCTCCACCTTCATGAAACCCAGCTTGTTTCACAAGGTTTCTTGTCATAGCAAGCCAGCCTAGTTATGAGAGGCTGTAGTGGCACTCCACCAGCCAGAAGCCAAAAGCATCCAGGAAGGTGTCAAATTATGtgcatttttaacagaaatccTTTAACTCCTGGCAATCAAAGTACAACTTCTTAAGGGTGCAcgggaaaaggaaaaaaatgaaagcagctaGCCTGGCGCCTGGGaagctgtgtgctgcagggggACAAGAGGCAGCTGTTGCCATGCCTTGCCACATACAAGGCGTTAAGCTGCCAGACGCTCAAATCCATCAGCTATGGAAACTACCAACGGTATGAATTTTAGGTTTCCCTGCTGTACCTGGAGATCTTCTTCAGACATCAAGATGATATTAGACAGGTCATCCTTCAGTTGCCTGGCCAACTGCTTCCACTTCTCTGTGCCACTGTCCACTTCATCCGCAGGCTCCGAGAGCCAGGCTGTTCCGCTATCTGACACAAGAGCCATCAGTTTTGTGGGTCATTCCTCATCCACCTGAGACAGCCTAATGTCACCAAGTGTGTTCCAGAtgccctccccttccctgctccctcatCCACACAGTACCTAAGCTTTTCCCAGACCATTTCTCATTCTTGGCCAGCGCCACAAACTTGGTGTTAGGCGGCAAACACAAAAAGTAATCTTCGTCATCCACAATGGTGCCGTCCTCTGCCAGGACCAGGGTGATGGGCTCCCTGGCCTTGTCAATAGCCAGAACGCCACtagctgcagaacagaaaaaatacgTAACAGAACGCAGCGAGATAGGCGCCGCCCGGGTGCCGCGCCCACCACAGGCGACCCGCGACCCGCAGCAGCCGGGACCAGGGGGCAGGGGCCAGGGCCGCGCTGCGCCCGCACCGCCCCCCGTCCAGGCGCGCAGCCCGCTGAAGGCGCGGTGCGGTGCCGTTCCCACGCCTCCGCCCGCGGCAGCCGCCACCcgggccccggcccgccgcacAGCGCGGGCAGCCTCCCCTCACCCTTGTCGCGCAGCTCCCGTAGGCAGGAGGCCGCCACGCCGTGCTGCTGCCACCCATCTCGCCGCCGCACCAGGCAGCGCTTCAGCGGCCCGGCCAtggcggcgggcagcgcggggctcGCCGGGACGGGCCGCGCGGGGAGGCGGGGCCGAGACGGGCCGCCGGGAGGGGGAGCGGCCGGGGGCCTCGCCGCTCGTCACCGCTCTGCCgggcccgccccccccgcccccccggccgctGCCGGGCCGTTGTAACGTGAGTCCGCGGCAAATCCTGTCAGCCTCGGCAGCGGCTGGATCGCGTGCCAAGCACGGCAGAGGAGCGCGCCTGGGCGTCTGCAGAGCGCCCAGCCCCGCGCAGACCGCTGTGCTGCCCGTGGCCCTCCCGTATAGGTGCGGCGCAGTTGTAGCATAAGCAGAAAAAGCCCGGGCACGCGATAACGCCGCCGCGGCGTGTATCAGTTACCGGGGCGGGAGCCCCCGCGCTGCCAAGCGAAGGGCGCCCCTAGGGCGGCTGAGAGCGGGGCCTGCCGTTGTTTGTGCCCCTGGGCAGGCCCCGGCAGCCGCAGCAGCGCGACAGCAATGCGCGGTGCCGTATCCATGGTTACGCGCCGAGGCCGCGCACGGCAGGCTCTGCCGCGCCGCCCAGAGCGGCGCCGGTTTTGTCAATGGCCCggctggccaggctgggcaggacGCTGCGGCCCACACGGTCTCGCAGTCTCAGGCGTGCCGTCCTCACGCCTGCCCCGAGTCGCCCCACCCGCTGGCTCCTGTCCCGGCGGTGGGGGCCGCAGAGGCCGGGGATTCACGGCGGGAGTGGGTCCCCGCGGGGCTCATCGGTGCGCCGGCGTTCGACTCGTTCTGCCTGCAGTGCGAGCCGGTGGGGCCACGCGGGGGAACGGCGGCGAGGGCGTTCCATCGGTTGGGCGGGGATGGATTAGCTGGGCCTGGGAAGATGGCCGCTTCGGAGCAAACGGAGCAGCCCGGCCAGGTAAACGGGGCCGGCGCTCTGCCGAGAGAAGCGGCGCGGGCGGTGGGACcgggctggggtggggtgaggcCGCTGCTGCCGCGGGGAAGCGGGCGGAGGGGCGACGGGAGGGCACCGCGCCTGTCCCTCCTGTCCCTCCTGTATTCTGccctccccgcctccccgcGCACGCCCCGCTCCCCGTGCCGCCCCCGCACCTGTCGTAACggtcgccgccgccgccgggcctcTGGCTGCGGGGGCCCGGACGCCCGGGCGGCAGCACCGGCCCTgtgaggcggcggcggcctcTGGGCTGcgcgccgcgctccccccgTCCGCGGGCGGCCCTGGGCGCGGGAGAGGGAGTCAAGggccgctgcccggcggcggcgcctcACGGCCGGCTGGCGAGGGGGACGCAGGCCGCCCCCCTGAGCGGCCCCGGGCGCAGCCTCGCCTCCCGGGGTGCGGGTCCTGCCTGCcccgcgcggcggcgggggccggtGCGGGCCGCCCCTCCGCAGCCACTCTTGCCGGGGTGCTGGCAGGCCGGGCGCGGGCTGCAGGCGCGCTTCCATCCTGGGGGTCAGTCTGGAGCTCAGTAAAGCTCTTGAGCGTGGGGGGGGGCAGTGCAGCCagagggcagggggcagccggATTTCGAGGTGAGGTGGAGTACCAGTTATAAATGTTTCTGCCTCGCCACTGCGAGGGGGGAAGGTCCTCGAAGCAGCAGCGTGAAAGGGTAAAGCAATGGTGGATGTAGTGAAAGCGTTGTCAAAAACTGAACGGGGAGCGTAAAAGAGAAATGTAAGTGCTGGCTTGAGTGTGTGCTCAAGACACATACTAAaagcttaaaatgtttttaaactgggAGCTGAAATGAATGGGGGAGCCAAAGGGAAAAATGGAACTATGAGGTAGTTGTATGCAGCATAGGTTTCCCTTCACTGGCCTGCTCACAATCCAGGGTAACTTGTATTTAATTGCAAACTCCACCTAGCTCAAGTTTAGGGATCTCCTGGCAGCTCTCTCACCTTACCTGTATCTCGACAGACTCCCAAGCAGGAGTTTTATAAAATCCTTTAGGTGGGCACAGAGGGCCATCCTGCAGTCTGCAGGAGATGAAAGGCCTGGCTGTTTCAGCAAGAGGTTAGAAAACAGCAAAGTCTGCCACTGACACGCTTTGGTATGCTATCATTCAAATCTGCCCGCATTTGACTAGATCACTGTGAATCTCCCTGTTGAACCTTTTATTCTGGACTGAGGGGGCTGAGTTTGTAGGGAATGTTGttgaacaaaactgaaatagaaatcAATTCCATAAAATTCATACTCTTGACTAACCAGCACAGATCTCCTCCTAGGTTATGAAAGGCCAAGTTACCAAACTCACACTCAGCTTGCTGGGCAGTTGTGCCTCAGCCATGTGCTTTCATCAGCCATAGTTTGAGGTGCAGGCATTACAGTCCATTCCTCATGCTTTCAGAATGAGGAAACCTGAAACAACCTGCAACTGATCCATAAGCCGCTTGAGCAGTCAGTCTGCAAGGCAGTTGACTAGAGGtttctgagaaagaaatcaGGTTAATTGGCAAATGTGGTTGCCTGAGAAACATTGAAGTTCTCTTGAGTTCAGATATAGTATCCTCCCattgccccccctccccctttttttttaacatttatttagtGTAGCTTTACCTCAAAAGAAGGTTTGATGTTTGGAAAGTTAAAAGTCTTGTGTGTAGCCAGAGCATCCCCTGGGTTTAAAAATTAGGGACATGAGGAAAGTCACTCTGTCACTGTCTCCATAGTGAAAAATGGGAGCAGTAACTCTTACCTTGTGTGTAATGTGGAGAGTTTTCCAGGTATTGTCTGTAAAGAACGTAGTGGAGTTAATGCTTGTGATTTTTAACATAATCCAAGTTAATGCTTGGAGTTAATTTCTAGATCAGGAGGAATCTGAGATAAGGCAGAATACCCAGGCcacaaagttaatttttcacCACAGAGAGACTATTTTGTGTCAGCTCTGATGAGGCGGGAGGTGGTCTGAAGCCACTGTGGGTGAAAATGGTCAATTAACTGTTTCTCTGCTGGATTCTGTCATGTTGTATGTAGACATGTTGGATTCTCCGGCAACAGCAAAATGGTTGCACCCCTTTTGGCTCCTGGCCTGTCATGACTTCATTAGTGGCAGAGTTTGTTTAAAGGGCAGCTCTGGGGGTCTGCCTTTAGTGCTCAAGTTCAGCTAAAGGGTGACCACACAAACATCTACCCCCTCTACTCACGCATCCAGAGCAGTCCTTCTTCTGTATTAACTTTCCTCCTTCTGCACGTTGTGTGCTTGTGTGGAGACAGGTCGTTCTGGCTATCggtggctgctgctgacagaTACCCCCATCTTCACCCTCTAGTGTGTGTCTTACACTAGTTGCACATTCCTCATCCAGAACTCTAGCTGAGCAGTGTTCATTGCTCTCAAATTCTGTTGGCTTGGATGGGATTTGAGAGCAACTTGCAGCTTTGGCTGGAACAAAGGGGTGTAGTAATTGAAGAATATATAGCACAGTAGATAATTCTTAAGGGGACAATtttggaataaaacaaaacaattaaagTATCTTTATTAGTTTAGCAGAATGTAAATGACACCTTTCTTAGGCAGCCATTGCAGTTTTGGTGCTGTATCAATGCGTGTAAAAGGTTGTCCCCATTGCACACTAAAAGTTTAGAGaattttacagaatatttacaGTCTACCACTGATGATGTTTTTTATTGCCAATCATTCACCGTAAGGCTGTGAGTGGTAGCACTGCCTTGCTTAACATGTTAATGTTTGGGCCCTATCATGTTTTCGATTAGAAATCTAGTCAGTTTAGATTCTGAGAAGGGAGTATCAGATATCTTTTGgcttattatctttttttctttgtttaattttctcattcttttgaATTAATATATTGCCCTAAGGattgtggggaggagggagtgcTGCAGCTCAAATGAAATCATTTACATAGATAGAATTGTATTCTAAGGGCAATGAACATTTCTACCAGAGATTTTGaaatacttggttttgtttagaaGTTATGTTCCTTGGTACCATGAGCAAGgtctatattaaaaaataaacgGAAGAAAAGATCTCACTCTTTGTTACTGTTCCTTATagtaaaagaaagggaagagcaagGTGATGGAATAGCCTGTGAACAGAATAACggatttttgatttttcttggcTTTCGGTATTTCTTTGATGCTGAATACTTTGGCAGTGTATTTGGTGAGTCTTCTtggctcagccagccagcagcaaccCAGCCCTCCAGCATTCCGTTTAACTGTAAATCCCAGTAGTGTGAGAGATTGAAATTCTTTAACGTTAATTGGCAGTAGTGTTGttagtttaaataaatatgtcTAAATTTTTTGAAGCTGCTTAGTTTGGGACACAAAATGATACCTAATTATCTGTACGATTACGTGCAGAAGCTGAGAATTCTGTAGCCTGGAGGTTGGTATGTAGCTGGTCTGCGTGAGTCATAAAAGGCTTGAAACTGTTAAAGGCAATGGCTGAATTGGACTTGGTACCAAAATGGCAGCACCGCCATTGAGGTGGGATAAGCAGAATGGGTTCTGTATGTGGgattcttttatttgtttcataaCACTGGAAGGGTTACTATGCTAAAAACAGACTACATCTAAGTTTAATGTAAGAGACTGAGAAGGGAGAGATGATAAGGTGAACAGAATGCATTTTTGTTCCAATATCATCTGTACTTGGTGATGTTCTTATATGTGGTTTAGTGGGGAAACAGGCAGAGTACTAAAGTCTGAatcttacttttctttctaaagcttCATTATGCCCACTTTGGATTGTAGTCTGCCACCtagctgtgttttttcatgTAAGGAGTTAAAGCAAATTTCAAAGATGCTGAAAGATGCCTGATTTGTTGCTCCAGAGACTTAATTCCCTAGTTGCATTGTTAGTCAATATATAGGGAAATTCCTCCCCTCACTTGCCTGAGCTCTTGCCTGTTAAGCCACTGGATTCTCTGCCTTGAAGGATGATTTTTATGTTGAAGATAAATGGTCTCTGGACTGTGATGCCCattgttttccttaaatacaGGCTGTTGAACAGCTGTTGTGAGGAAAGGATGCAATCAATCTTCCTTGACTTGTCTTGGAGCTAACATGTTCTAAAGGGTTACTGTCCCGTACCCTATAAAGACTAGTTCTTTTGCTGTTACAGTGTGCTTTGTACTTGGAAATCTtgctggaaggaaaatgcagatcTCATGTAAAATGTTGGCATCTTTGGACAATGCAGTCGAAGCACCATAAATTATCCAACTCATATATCATCTACAAAAATGTCAGAATTTTTGCGTATTTGTCTTCAGGACAAAGACTCTCTTACCTGACAATATAACACATGTTTTCTTGCAGTGACCTAGGCTGCTTTTCAAATCTTTCATCGGTCATTTTCCCGGGTTGGACAAATTCTGTGTGGAGTCTGTGTGGAGTGACAGTCCGTACATACTAGTGCAGCTCCTTAGGGCAAGAACATACAAGCCCTAGTACTTAGGATGCTCTGGGAATTTTCTGAGGTGAATTCTGtggtggtttctttctttctttgtgccTTTGTGACTTTTTACTGTTTGCACCATGCTTCTGtagtttttctctttgcaaagtCAGCTTAAGTAGTTAAAATGCTGTGAATATTCCTTGAAACATGCTACAGAACAGCGAAATACATATATTCTTAGAAAACTCAATACTTAACACAAGTGGCTTGATGGTACAATTCCATGGAAATAGTAGTTAACAGCTATAGGTACTTTTTTGAAGTTCTCAACAGGAGTTTTATCTGTGCTGTTCTTGTCTGCCTCTTCTAAGCCATTCTGACCCTGTGCTAACTGAATCTGATGAGAATCTTTTCTTTGACTTCAGCGTGCTATGAATCGGGCCCCAGTATTTTAGAGTACTAGCTGTAGTAAGATACCTGTGTTAGTCCTGGGATTTGACTAAAGAAATAGAGATATGCACCAAATAAGTTTATCCACAACCTAAACAAGTTCAGTTAACTTATTAATAAATCAAGCAAGCCATATTCTTGTGTTGATTCTTACatgttttccatatttttgGAGGAGTGGGTGGATCTTGAGAttgctcttatttttccttcatccaGCTATAAAGGATTTGAAAGCAGATAAACTATGTGTATAAACATGGGAAGCCAGTGACAAGGCTGAAGAGAGAAGTGCCCTTTTCTTGGTATGACATAGTGTTGTCCCCACTACAGACCAACTGGGCAGTGTGGCTTCCAGTATGGTGTTGAAGCTGATATTTGCAGTGGTTATGTCAGGTGAATTCTTAGTGGCTGGAATTTTTGCGTATATAAATATTGGAGTTACAAAAATGGTGGTGACTGGACGGGAAGAGGCTGGGGGCCTCTCTGGAGAGTCACTGCCTGGGTGTGAGATCGGCCGGGCCTggcggtgctgctgctgctgcctggaggcAGTCCGGTTGCAGTATATTTGAGTTTCTGGCACCCTCTTGTGGTGAATACTTACTCGTAGCtatatttttttgcttgcatATTTTGTAGATgcggggaaaaaaatgtcttgagGTACTTCGAGGGTGTGGTATGTTGCATAGAAGTGTTTAATAGAATTGGAGAATGAAAAGTCACTTAGGGACCTTGATGCTATCTATCACTTGGGAGTTTTATCTTTCCCTATACTCAGTGAATAAGATCCTTTTTCTCTAGCTGAGCCTTAAAACTTGTCTTCATTACTAAtaaaactgcatatttttttttttaccgtTGAGGTAACCAGTATGTGTCACCTCTGCTAAGATAAAAAAACCATGCAGTGAAGGCAATATGGTTTAGACCATCTTTACATCTTGTGACTCCCATTTGAAAGTAGCTGGTTGACCAAGATAAGTTTATTGTATGGTAACACTTAGGTGTCTCTACCTTGGGAGAGCTGATACATGCTAGTTACACAGAAATCAGACTGCTGTTTTTTGGTGGTGAAGGAAGCCCAGAGAGTAATTCTGTAAAACACGGGACTATGCTAAAGTGTTATGCCTGTTCTTGATGAGTGAATATGAGCAAAACTTCAGGTGAGCCTGGAGAGTGGTAGCTCCTGAATTTTTAAGTCCAGTCCAACCTTTGGCTTGCTGTCCTGCTTGAAACAAACAGTTGCTTTCCTCCCATGTACCACCCTTTCCTAGTGTGCAAGGTGAGGTGTTCAGCATCTGCCCTTCAACTATGTCTCTTCATTATGTGTAGGAAACAAGGATGGTTACTGGTATTAAGTCATAGTTGTTTGGAAATCTTTAGAAGAATAGTGCAGAAGACAAAGGGTGCTTTACTGGATCACGGAAGTGGGAGAAACTGGGTGTCAAATTAGGTTTAGTCCTTctagagaggaaaaagtgaacCATGGAATCGGAGTGAGGTACTTTTGCATCTACATCAATAGCAGTACTTTGGgcttctgcagcatttcttccctttaGTATTGCACAATTCCTTGCAGATGTCGAGGACTCATCATGTCCCTTTGAGACCAGTAAATTATTATCATTTCATGCATGATGAAAATGTCCTGTCTTATACCATGCAATGTGACAAGGGTTGCAACCAAGAGTTTAGCAGAGGGACTCCCAGTTTCATGCCCTGTTGGTTCACTATGCCAGGTATTTCAGAATTTGAGTTGGGGTGAACATTTCTTTCATGACATCTCTCACAGTAGTCTCTCTGGCTCTTAACTGCTGGCTACCTAAAGCAAGTTCTGAGGATTCTATGGattctgttgttttaaatgGGAACTGCtggaactaatttttttttctgtgattctaacCTTTTTTGTCTTCAGTCCATCACAGAATTGCTGCCGATAGCAGAAGTATGTCTGCCAAATCCTAAGTATTTCTAGTTGTGTCCATCGGGTGGCAATGTAACCTCactcttcttttcattttacaggctggctcctgccctgccactgAAAATGCAGCATCTCGGGAGCCACTGGTAAGTTCTTCAAGAAGCAGCATATAATTTCTTGCTGATAATATAACATACATGAGTTGTTCTCTTTGTGGCATCATTTTGCATCCATTGTCTTGGTTTTCTAAGGAGCTCATGCTTGGTGAAAAAGGTGTAAACTACCTTATGTTGCCCTGCTGTTGACCTCTGAATTCTGACCTGTAGCTGTAACCTCCTGTATTTCTGGGGTTGGACATAGGTCATCTAGGCCACTGAGCTGTCCTTGAGCATGGACTGCCTATCCTAAGTATGTGCAATGTATGCTCTTGATCAGTGCTTATTTAGTAGTCTGAAGAAAGACCTGTGCAGCATAATTTAAACTGAGATTCTTAGTGCTATTgtctaataaaaaaacccctctgctGCTCAAAGACCTCATCCAAGTTGTCTTTTTGTTCAGATGCACTCAGAGTGAGCTTAGAAGTGTCTGGCAGCTGGCAGTGCATGTGATCCAATGTTTTCACTCTAGAACCATTTTGGAAAGAGCTCTGGGAATTTTTGCATCTGAAGATAACTAAGAGAAccctgttctgttttcttttttatggtgACACAGAGCAGGAAGTTAGCTACCACTCTCTGGAGCTGCAGTatgggtttgggtgggttttttttacaaccttctttgtcttgttttcctccctcttcagcCATCAATAACTCAGTCAAAACCTTTCCAAAATTCTTAGGCCATGTTTATTGTCCTAAACATATAAATctactttaatttcttctctggCTTTCATTCAGTGGTCATAGTGAATACAAGTGTTTGCAGCGAGAAGACTCAATTTTAGTCATTATAGACTCAAACTGTCTTTATATTGCATTTGTGATTCTAATGGGCACTGTATCATGCAAGGTGCTAATACTTTCCATAATGGTGTGGCACTGACCGCATTGAAGTATTTTTACCTTGTAACTCTTATCTGGAGAACCCAAgagatgatttttaaaggagagAGATGTGAGTAAGGACTGTGACCTGGGAAGGGTCAGTAAAATGTTTCTAATGAAGGGGCTGTGCCTGAATTCTGTTAAGCTCTGAAGTGAAAAACTCTCTAGTGTAGTAATGCTGTGCCATCCCTTAATTGCATGGACATCTGTACATGAGATTACCTGAAGTTGTTACTGATGCCGTGTGCTTTGTAATGGATTAGGTAGTTTAGTTTTTGGGAGGTTGGTGTGTGttccccccccctgccctggaaTGTCATAG
Proteins encoded:
- the DFFA gene encoding DNA fragmentation factor subunit alpha; protein product: MAGPLKRCLVRRRDGWQQHGVAASCLRELRDKASGVLAIDKAREPITLVLAEDGTIVDDEDYFLCLPPNTKFVALAKNEKWSGKSLDSGTAWLSEPADEVDSGTEKWKQLARQLKDDLSNIILMSEEDLQVLIDVPRSDLAEELAQSHTKIQVLQDTLQQVLDRREEERQSRQLLELYLEALKNEDHILSKVAESETVPRKEMDVVDTGTSSTGTSAKTVLSDQILAALKEKPAPELCLDSQDLELVLKEDAQALASALRWDKQKAEALQQACDQELSRRLQQVQTLHSLRSMSKGKKTLPWGDWLSSKRKK